The Bacillus sp. B-jedd sequence AACATTGATTAAGTTTGAAGAATTAGGAATCAGCCAGCCAACCTTGAAAGCTGTCCTTAAGATGGGTTTCGAAGAAGCAACGCCAATCCAGGCGGAAACGATTCCGCTAAGCATGCAAAATAAGGACCTCATTGGCCAAGCCCAGACGGGAACTGGTAAAACTGCTGCTTTCGGTATCCCGCTCGTTGAAAAAATCGACACTTCCATCCACGCTGTCCAAGGCATCATCATTGCGCCTACCCGTGAACTAGCCATCCAGGTTTCCGAAGAGTTATATAAAATCGGCTCCGGCAAGCGCATTCAGGTTCTGCCAATTTATGGAGGGCAAGATATCGGCCGCCAAATCCGTTCATTGAAAAAAGGCCCTCATATTATTGTCGGTACTCCGGGCCGCCTCATTGACCACATCAACAGAAAAACTATGCGCCTTGATACTGTCCATACCGCCATCCTTGATGAAGCGGATGAGATGCTGAACATGGGATTCATTGAGGATATTGAAGCGATTCTCGCTGAAATTCCGACTGAGCGCCAAACATTGCTATTTTCAGCTACAATGCCAGCGCCAATCCAGCGCATGGCCGAGAAGTTTATGAAGGACCCTCAAGTTGTCCGCGTAAAAGCAAAGGAAATGACGGTTCCGTCGATCGAGCAATACTATGTTGAAGTTCAAGAGAAAAACAAGTTCGATGTGCTGACAAGGCTTCTTGATATTCAATCACCTGAGCTTGCGATTGTGTTCGGGCGGACAAAGCGCCGCGTCGATGAGCTTGCTGAAGCACTGACTCTAAGAGGCTATACAGCTGAAGGAATCCACGGTGACCTAACCCAGGCGAAACGCATTTCCGTTCTGCGTAAGTTCAAGGAAGGTTCCATTGATGTCCTCGTTGCTACAGATGTGGCAGCACGCGGACTCGATATTTCAGGCGTTACGCACGTGTATAATTTTGACATCCCGCAGGATCCGGAATCTTACGTACACAGGATCGGACGTACAGGCCGGGCCGGCAAGACAGGTGTCGCATTAACTTTTGTTACCCCGCGTGAAAAGTCATACCTTGGGGTTGTTGAGCGGGTGACGAAGCGGAAAATGGAAAAGCTGAATCCGCCAACTCTTGATGAAGCATTGGAAGGCCAGCAAAAGGCAGTCGTTGAAAAAATCGGCCAAATGATTGAATCCAACAACCTGCATTATTACAAAGCCGCTGCTGCTGAGCTTCTTGAAAACCATGACGCGTCAACAGTAGTCGCAGCTGTTTTGAAAATGCTGACGAAAGAGCCAGACACCACCCCTGTGAAGCTGACTGAAGAAGCGCCTCTTCCACAAAGAAGGGACCGCGACAGAAAGCCATTCAACAGAGGCGGACGCGGAGATTCCAAAGGTGGATATGACCGCCGCAAAAAAAGCTCAGGCTCTGCACGCTATGGCGAAAAACGCCCGTACGAAAAGCGCACAGGCGGCAAGCCAAGGAGTTTTACTAAGTAAAGGCGAACAGAGTGGTTTTTCGGACACGGTTCCGCTTTTGACATTAACATTGAATAAAGATGATTTAAAACACGGTTCCTGATGGAGCCGTGTTTTTTGCAATATCAGAATTTTTATGTGCAACTCTTTTTTGCGTGAAGCGGTTAATTGTAAAAATGTAACAGAACGTCCATAACTGCCGGATGGCTTTTTACGGCGGTTTTGTACAATGGGTTTAGAAAGTAAGAAAGGAAGTGGAATATGTTAGTTAAAAGCCGGTCAGAATCAGAGGAATTAAAGGGTTTGCGATATTTAAACACACGAATGGAGCTACCTGAAAAAACAAAGTATCACCTTTCCATCCTGGAAAAAGGTTTTGAAGGGGAGCTCAAATTTGACCAGCTGGCCAATCATTTAAAAGAGGAAAGATATATTCTTGATGGGCTCCTGCTGGAGTGGAATGGGTCGACTTTTCAGCTGGATAAAGTAATTATTTCAGAAAGCGTCATTCATTTGCTCGATACTAAATACTACAGCGGCGATTATTACTGGGATAACGGTAAATTGTATTACCTGGCAACCGGTAAGGAATGCAAAAACCCCATTGCTCAATTAAATAGGAGCCTGCTGCTATTTAAGCAGCTGATCCAAAGCCTCAAACTGAATTACCTCGTGGAAGCCTTTGCCATCTTTGTGCATTCCGAATTCACCTTATACCAAGCCCCCAAGGATCTCCCGATTATTCTCCCAACCCAAGTGAACCGTTTTCTCAGCGAACTGAACAACACGAAGTCTGCCCTGAATGACGGCCACCGCAAGCTTGCCCAAGCGTTGATAGCCCTCAATCAAACGAAAAATCCTTATGAAAAATTACCAGAGTATAGTTATGAACAACTGCAGAAGGGAATGTTCTGCAAAAATTGCAAGACACTGCTTTTCGTTTCGGAGCGCAACAATTTTGTATGCGGGAAATGCGGAGAACGGGAAAAATTCGAAGACGCTGTTCTAAGAAATGTAGAGGAATATAAGTTTCTCTTCCCAGGAAGGAAGATAACCACTAGCAATATACAGGATTGGTGCCGCACAGGGCTAAGTCATCGAACTTTAACTAGGATTTTGAAGAAACACTATTTAGCTTTTGGGAAAACAAGCAATACCTATTATGAATAATTTGTTAGGTTCTTTAGCGTTCTGTTAGTGAATCCGGCAATAATGGATTCTTTGCCCGAAGCCTCTTCAAGTTCGGACAGTGATTGACCAAAACAGCAATCAGCTGTCTGAAGTTGCTCCAAGTTTGGACAGTGATTCACCAAAACAGCAATCCGCTGTCCGAAGGAGAACGATGTTCGGACAGAGAAAGTGGTTTTAAGCATCAAGTTGTCCGAAGTTGCTCCAGGTTCGGACAGTGATTGACCCAAATAGCCACCAGCTGTCCGAAGGGGAACCAAGTTCGGACAAAGAAAGTGGTTTTAAGCATCAAGTTGTCTGAAGCTGCTCCAAGTTCGGACAGTGATTGACCCAAATAGCCACCAGCTGTCCGAAGGGGAACCATGTTCGGACAGAGAAAGTGGTTTTAAGCATCAAGTTGTCCGAAGTTGCTCCAGGTTCGGACAGTGATTGACCAAAACAGCAATCAGCTGTCCGAAGGAGAACCATGTTCGGACAGAGAAAGTGGTTTTAAGCATCAAGTTGTCTGAAGCTGCTCCAAGTGCGGACAGTGATTGACCAAAACAGCAATCAGCTGTCCGAAGGAGAACGATGTTCGGACAGAGAAAGTGATCCTAAGCCTCAACCAGTCCAAAGCGCCATAAATCCATCACCCCTCACCTCATGATTTCCCCCTCCAATACGCATATTAATGACAAACCCATCAAAGGAGGTGTCGCGCAGATGACGATTGTACGGCTGGGGTATGTGGCAATGAGTACCACTGTACCGCATTGCTCGCCGTCCCAGACGATGACCTATGCCCAGTTCACGAAGTTAAAGGACAGGGAGGCCGCCCTCAGGAAGCTGGAGCGGATCGCCCTTTCAAATTTGAATAATTGTCTGAGGCTTCTCAAGCACAACCTGGCGAACGAAATCCGATTCTTTCGGCTCAGCTCGCGTCTGATTCCGCTGGCGAACCATGAGGAGCTTTCCGATTGGGATTATATTACGCCACTCCAGGAAGGTTTCCGGGAAATCGCCGAATTCCTGAACGCCCACCCCTCAAGAATTGATTTCCATCCCGATCATTTCGTCGTCATGAATACAAACAAGCCGGATATTCTGAAAACCTCAATCCAGACACTTTCCCTTCACTACCGGATGCTGAAGGAGATGGGGATTCCGCCAACTCACCGCTGTGTCATTCATATTGGCGGCGAGTACAATGATAAGGAGAAGGCGTTGGAAATGTTCATTCATAATTGGGGCTTTCTGAACACGCGTCTGCAGGGAATGGT is a genomic window containing:
- a CDS encoding DEAD/DEAH box helicase; amino-acid sequence: MIKFEELGISQPTLKAVLKMGFEEATPIQAETIPLSMQNKDLIGQAQTGTGKTAAFGIPLVEKIDTSIHAVQGIIIAPTRELAIQVSEELYKIGSGKRIQVLPIYGGQDIGRQIRSLKKGPHIIVGTPGRLIDHINRKTMRLDTVHTAILDEADEMLNMGFIEDIEAILAEIPTERQTLLFSATMPAPIQRMAEKFMKDPQVVRVKAKEMTVPSIEQYYVEVQEKNKFDVLTRLLDIQSPELAIVFGRTKRRVDELAEALTLRGYTAEGIHGDLTQAKRISVLRKFKEGSIDVLVATDVAARGLDISGVTHVYNFDIPQDPESYVHRIGRTGRAGKTGVALTFVTPREKSYLGVVERVTKRKMEKLNPPTLDEALEGQQKAVVEKIGQMIESNNLHYYKAAAAELLENHDASTVVAAVLKMLTKEPDTTPVKLTEEAPLPQRRDRDRKPFNRGGRGDSKGGYDRRKKSSGSARYGEKRPYEKRTGGKPRSFTK
- a CDS encoding NERD domain-containing protein, producing MLVKSRSESEELKGLRYLNTRMELPEKTKYHLSILEKGFEGELKFDQLANHLKEERYILDGLLLEWNGSTFQLDKVIISESVIHLLDTKYYSGDYYWDNGKLYYLATGKECKNPIAQLNRSLLLFKQLIQSLKLNYLVEAFAIFVHSEFTLYQAPKDLPIILPTQVNRFLSELNNTKSALNDGHRKLAQALIALNQTKNPYEKLPEYSYEQLQKGMFCKNCKTLLFVSERNNFVCGKCGEREKFEDAVLRNVEEYKFLFPGRKITTSNIQDWCRTGLSHRTLTRILKKHYLAFGKTSNTYYE
- the uvsE gene encoding UV DNA damage repair endonuclease UvsE; translation: MTIVRLGYVAMSTTVPHCSPSQTMTYAQFTKLKDREAALRKLERIALSNLNNCLRLLKHNLANEIRFFRLSSRLIPLANHEELSDWDYITPLQEGFREIAEFLNAHPSRIDFHPDHFVVMNTNKPDILKTSIQTLSLHYRMLKEMGIPPTHRCVIHIGGEYNDKEKALEMFIHNWGFLNTRLQGMVMLENDDTTFTLKEALYLCEKLGIPCVFDYHHHLAHHAGKEEWEDDWERVIATWAHSPLPIKMHISSPKSEREFRAHAEYIDPAMFMEFLQKIKGSVPQIDCMIEAKGKDAALFKLMRNLKEDKRVEIIDQASFLLK